A genomic stretch from Candidatus Bathyarchaeota archaeon includes:
- a CDS encoding orotidine 5'-phosphate decarboxylase, protein MEQAVKRTGSNIVLALDLPPDKPEKLFIKAKGILKAVHSYICAVKLNRHLILPLGLFGDVQELLRQARGYRLPVIMDCKINDIGNTNQTIAECYFKAGFDAVTANPFVGWKEGLQPVFRTAKQMNRGVILLIYMSHKAAWEGYGQAISIEKGRVIPQYRIFAQKALKWDADGVVVGATYPEKISETYSILGEKVPIYSPGIGAQGGNIKNALRNGAKYLIVGRTITLAVNPSRVAEDLKNTAQKPNENHVAST, encoded by the coding sequence ATGGAACAAGCTGTAAAGAGAACTGGCTCAAATATTGTACTAGCTCTAGATTTGCCTCCAGATAAACCTGAAAAATTATTTATTAAAGCAAAGGGAATTTTGAAAGCAGTGCACTCATATATTTGCGCGGTGAAACTTAACCGGCACCTAATTTTACCATTGGGCTTGTTCGGTGACGTACAAGAATTGTTAAGGCAAGCAAGAGGTTACAGACTACCTGTTATCATGGACTGCAAAATAAATGACATTGGTAACACAAACCAAACGATAGCTGAATGCTATTTCAAAGCAGGCTTTGATGCTGTGACTGCAAACCCCTTTGTTGGATGGAAAGAAGGCTTGCAGCCTGTTTTTAGAACAGCGAAACAAATGAATCGAGGTGTGATATTGCTAATTTACATGAGCCACAAAGCAGCATGGGAAGGCTACGGACAAGCAATATCTATTGAAAAAGGTAGAGTTATTCCTCAGTACAGAATTTTTGCCCAGAAAGCGCTGAAATGGGATGCTGACGGTGTAGTTGTCGGTGCCACATACCCCGAAAAAATCAGCGAAACATATTCGATTCTTGGAGAAAAAGTACCTATCTACTCACCTGGCATAGGCGCGCAAGGCGGAAACATTAAGAATGCTCTTAGAAACGGAGCAAAGTATCTCATTGTCGGCAGAACGATAACACTTGCTGTAAATCCTTCACGAGTTGCTGAAGATTTGAAAAATACTGCTCAAAAGCCTAACGAAAATCATGTAGCGAGCACTTAA
- a CDS encoding cell division protein SepF — protein sequence MPSLGKIGKIVRRSGEKSEISKASRASENQTSKIYLKAMPLRKLSDLNTVKREVKSGKILILKVSPLADKSIEDIKRAINELCEFVKTVGGDIARLGEERIVITPSGVRIWREKTVAPEEQVPTAA from the coding sequence TTGCCAAGCTTGGGAAAAATTGGAAAAATCGTTCGTCGCAGTGGCGAAAAATCAGAAATTTCTAAAGCAAGCAGAGCTTCAGAAAATCAGACTTCCAAAATCTACCTGAAGGCAATGCCCCTGCGAAAGCTTTCCGACTTGAACACAGTAAAACGCGAAGTCAAATCAGGCAAAATCCTTATATTAAAAGTGAGTCCCTTAGCCGACAAGAGTATCGAAGACATTAAAAGAGCAATAAACGAGTTATGCGAATTCGTTAAAACAGTAGGCGGCGACATAGCCCGATTAGGAGAAGAAAGAATAGTCATCACTCCTTCCGGAGTGCGAATCTGGCGAGAAAAAACCGTTGCACCAGAAGAGCAAGTTCCTACCGCAGCCTAA
- a CDS encoding ribbon-helix-helix domain-containing protein produces the protein MKLVTVLLPEAYLEGLDELVRANMYPSRSSAIRSAVRDLLKKELWTREERP, from the coding sequence GTGAAGTTAGTAACAGTTTTATTGCCTGAAGCTTATTTAGAAGGATTAGACGAACTTGTGAGAGCCAACATGTATCCCAGCCGAAGCTCAGCCATCCGTTCAGCAGTTAGAGACTTATTGAAAAAGGAGCTTTGGACAAGGGAAGAGAGGCCCTAA